In the genome of Ignavibacteria bacterium, one region contains:
- a CDS encoding T9SS type A sorting domain-containing protein — MKKYFPLVLGFLIFAFLFTDHSFAQIRKAYILSEGGFSAGSSRLSMYSIPDNNFTASVFSPGNLGLYSDGLVYHENFLYVLEQGSFGGQGKIYKLDTNGTVINSRTFGTNPYSLAISNGKIYTTNGSAHQVIVLDINNFNTVKTITVGAYPQEIIAYNNKVFVCNTSEFGGASDSTVSVINTLTDSVIATINVTKDPSSLALTNDNKLLIGCPGGQGKIYKVDPVTHQKLDSFAAENGFDKDIAVDRNSDNIYYINYINGITRLNLSSRTVTHIINNPNPAAVYFYGYNFDYTNGKHYVMDAKNFTINGAVNIYGIAGGLEQTFATGIAPRRITFKTAGTTSITYEPQQVKNFDLKQNYPNPFNPSTTIEFTVKGQRSDVKLFVYDINGKIVSELVNETLPEGKYKFKFNANNLASGIYYYKLISDNFSEVKKMMLIK, encoded by the coding sequence ATGAAAAAATATTTTCCATTAGTTCTGGGTTTTTTAATATTTGCATTTTTGTTTACCGATCATTCTTTCGCTCAAATAAGAAAAGCATACATTCTTTCTGAGGGCGGTTTCTCGGCAGGTTCCTCAAGGTTGTCTATGTATTCAATTCCGGATAATAATTTTACTGCGAGTGTTTTTTCACCCGGTAATCTTGGATTGTATTCCGATGGATTAGTCTATCATGAAAACTTTTTATATGTGCTTGAGCAGGGGAGCTTTGGCGGTCAGGGAAAAATCTATAAGCTTGATACAAACGGAACGGTTATTAATTCGCGTACATTCGGAACTAATCCATATTCGCTTGCAATTTCAAATGGCAAAATTTATACAACTAATGGCTCTGCTCATCAGGTAATTGTCCTTGATATAAATAATTTCAATACTGTAAAAACAATAACCGTTGGTGCATATCCTCAGGAAATCATTGCGTATAATAATAAAGTTTTTGTGTGCAACACAAGCGAGTTTGGCGGAGCAAGCGATTCAACGGTTTCGGTTATAAATACATTAACGGATTCCGTTATAGCGACTATTAATGTCACTAAAGACCCTTCATCCCTTGCTCTTACAAATGATAACAAACTTTTGATAGGGTGTCCGGGCGGTCAGGGGAAAATTTATAAAGTTGACCCTGTTACTCATCAGAAACTTGACTCATTTGCAGCTGAAAATGGTTTTGATAAAGACATAGCTGTAGATAGAAATTCGGATAACATTTATTACATTAATTACATAAATGGAATAACAAGGTTAAATTTATCGTCGCGCACCGTTACGCATATCATCAATAATCCAAATCCGGCAGCGGTTTATTTTTACGGATACAATTTTGATTATACAAACGGCAAGCATTACGTAATGGATGCGAAGAATTTCACAATTAACGGAGCAGTGAATATATACGGTATTGCAGGTGGACTTGAGCAGACATTTGCAACCGGTATTGCTCCGAGAAGAATTACTTTTAAAACAGCAGGAACGACATCTATCACTTATGAACCGCAACAAGTGAAGAATTTTGATTTAAAGCAAAATTATCCAAATCCGTTTAATCCATCTACAACCATTGAATTCACTGTCAAAGGTCAAAGGTCAGATGTGAAATTATTTGTTTATGATATAAACGGAAAAATAGTTTCTGAATTAGTTAATGAAACTCTTCCCGAAGGGAAATACAAATTTAAATTTAATGCCAATAATCTGGCAAGCGGGATTTATTATTATAAACTAATCTCAGACAACTTTAGTGAAGTAAAAAAAATGATGCTTATAAAGTAA
- a CDS encoding T9SS type A sorting domain-containing protein: MKKILLIVFIFLLGVSSAQSQWTEFNTNFPYTLYDVSFFGNFNGFACGEQGSILKTGDAAANWEVVHTVPGKWFKSIDQYGFGSAFAVGSYGAAYLTIDNGTTWTDMSLANDIHLNCVKLVGGSIWAVGYNGAFYISPSPGVWNPPVTQIPYTMNSLDPSPDYFVDGTAIITCVDGRLYRTTNFGTNWTQRNLQNQGIFDYLNSVKFLTPTTAIIVGNNGTVLRSTNAGHSWTRINHFATAEHLRKVDAAFNGIDFTVVAVGDNGTILTSHDGGLTWALQTTMPFTTRHLYGVSTPIITNGFIVGEIGTSATAAAFMSNMASVGITNHNSEVPEKFNLSQNYPNPFNPSTKINFAIPQSQNVKLAVYDMTGKEIALLVNGNLNAGTYEYTFDGKNLNSGVYFYRLTAGNYTETKKMSLIK; encoded by the coding sequence ATGAAAAAAATTCTACTTATTGTATTCATATTCTTGCTGGGAGTTAGTTCTGCTCAATCTCAATGGACAGAATTTAATACAAACTTTCCTTACACTTTATATGATGTAAGCTTTTTTGGAAACTTCAATGGATTTGCTTGCGGTGAGCAGGGCTCTATCTTAAAGACAGGTGATGCAGCTGCAAATTGGGAAGTTGTTCACACCGTTCCGGGCAAATGGTTCAAATCAATTGACCAATATGGTTTTGGAAGTGCTTTTGCAGTTGGTTCTTATGGAGCAGCTTATCTTACAATTGATAACGGAACTACCTGGACTGATATGAGTTTGGCAAATGATATTCATTTGAACTGTGTTAAACTTGTAGGCGGTTCTATATGGGCTGTCGGATACAATGGAGCGTTTTACATTTCCCCTTCACCCGGGGTATGGAATCCTCCTGTAACACAGATTCCTTATACAATGAACAGCTTGGATCCATCTCCTGATTATTTCGTTGATGGAACTGCTATTATTACTTGTGTTGACGGAAGATTATACAGAACAACAAACTTTGGAACTAACTGGACACAGAGAAATTTACAAAATCAGGGAATATTTGATTACCTGAATTCTGTGAAATTCCTTACTCCCACAACTGCAATTATTGTTGGAAATAACGGAACAGTTCTTCGTTCAACAAATGCCGGGCATAGCTGGACTCGAATTAACCATTTCGCAACTGCAGAACATTTAAGAAAAGTTGATGCAGCATTTAATGGCATTGATTTCACTGTTGTTGCTGTAGGTGATAACGGAACTATCCTTACATCTCACGATGGTGGATTAACCTGGGCATTACAAACTACAATGCCTTTCACAACCCGTCATTTATATGGAGTATCAACTCCGATAATTACAAACGGATTTATAGTAGGTGAAATCGGAACGTCTGCAACTGCTGCAGCTTTCATGTCGAATATGGCAAGTGTCGGAATTACAAATCATAATTCAGAAGTTCCTGAAAAATTCAATTTATCACAGAATTATCCTAATCCGTTCAATCCTTCAACAAAGATAAATTTTGCAATTCCTCAGTCACAAAATGTGAAACTTGCAGTTTATGATATGACAGGAAAAGAAATTGCACTTCTGGTTAATGGAAACTTAAATGCAGGTACTTACGAATATACTTTCGATGGAAAGAATTTAAACAGCGGTGTTTATTTCTACAGATTAACTGCCGGAAATTATACCGAAACCAAAAAGATGTCGTTAATCAAATAA
- a CDS encoding NlpC/P60 family protein, whose protein sequence is MKYFSKFGFIFVAAFIGIFNANLTLAQSGYISPYSINFSYSTDSLLYDILHTERGNPEKSASIPYSKWYSSGWKNSTWGPQATHYSYPEIINGKSIDWIRQRIIAVAETYIGYGYQHHHVPYWDPPADFKWSKTCMHKNGKGFDCSNFTAFVYNIGLGVKLVSNTVKQSKDFNLSAESRGIIHSAQRISRPATYEDFVSTFQPGDLLFIRTWKGGVSHVVIWVGSIGNSPDNVPLIIDSHGSEVVDANGKHIPCGVHIRPFKNGSWYFERMSHGMRIIQ, encoded by the coding sequence ATGAAATATTTTTCTAAATTTGGTTTCATTTTTGTTGCTGCTTTCATTGGCATATTCAATGCCAATTTAACTTTAGCCCAAAGCGGTTACATCTCGCCTTATTCGATTAACTTTTCATACTCAACAGATTCGCTTCTTTATGATATATTACATACCGAACGAGGCAATCCCGAAAAATCAGCAAGTATTCCTTATTCAAAATGGTATTCTTCAGGATGGAAAAACAGCACGTGGGGTCCGCAAGCGACTCATTATTCTTATCCTGAGATAATAAACGGCAAATCAATTGATTGGATTCGCCAGCGTATTATTGCTGTAGCGGAAACATATATCGGATACGGTTACCAGCACCATCACGTTCCTTACTGGGACCCTCCTGCCGATTTTAAATGGAGTAAAACTTGCATGCATAAAAACGGAAAAGGTTTTGACTGCAGTAATTTCACTGCATTTGTTTATAACATCGGACTTGGTGTGAAGCTTGTAAGCAACACGGTGAAGCAATCGAAGGACTTTAATTTAAGCGCGGAGAGCAGGGGAATTATTCATTCCGCACAGAGAATAAGCCGTCCAGCAACATACGAGGACTTTGTAAGTACTTTCCAGCCTGGTGATTTGCTTTTCATAAGAACATGGAAAGGAGGAGTTTCGCATGTTGTAATCTGGGTTGGCTCAATAGGAAATTCACCCGATAATGTTCCTTTGATTATTGACAGTCACGGGAGTGAAGTTGTGGATGCCAACGGCAAGCATATTCCTTGCGGTGTTCATATCAGGCCGTTCAAAAACGGTTCATGGTATTTTGAAAGAATGAGCCACGGAATGAGAATAATACAATAA
- the tsaD gene encoding tRNA (adenosine(37)-N6)-threonylcarbamoyltransferase complex transferase subunit TsaD, which translates to MRILAIETSCDETSVSILENKKILSNVISSQLFHSEWGGVVPEIASREHLKNIVLVTNKALNKAQVSMNDIEIVAAASEPGLIGALLVGLNYAKAIAVSKNIPFVPVNHIQAHLYSPFIEHNIEFPYLCLIVSGGHTLLVKVDDFFQHTILGTTLDDAAGEAFDKGAKMLGLGYPGGPMIDKLAKTGDKNFHKFPISVTKDNEFDFSFSGIKTALMYYLKKLRDEDKDETFLNDICASYQEAIVKMLFNKTLSAAKEYKIKNIAIAGGVSANSRLKEKFDELNKSGYNVQIPSIQFTMDNAAMIGITAYFRYENSKNKSYFYRESLNHSAKARLDYVNF; encoded by the coding sequence ATGAGAATATTAGCCATAGAGACATCTTGCGATGAAACATCTGTTTCAATATTAGAAAATAAAAAGATACTTTCAAATGTAATATCTTCACAGTTATTTCACTCCGAGTGGGGCGGAGTTGTTCCCGAAATTGCCAGCCGAGAGCATTTAAAAAACATTGTTTTAGTTACAAATAAAGCGTTGAATAAAGCTCAGGTTTCTATGAATGACATAGAGATTGTTGCTGCTGCTTCAGAGCCGGGATTAATTGGAGCATTGCTTGTGGGATTAAATTATGCAAAAGCAATTGCTGTGAGCAAAAATATTCCTTTTGTGCCGGTGAATCATATTCAGGCGCATTTGTATTCACCGTTTATCGAACATAATATTGAATTTCCTTATCTGTGCCTGATTGTTTCAGGAGGGCATACATTACTTGTGAAAGTCGATGATTTTTTTCAACATACGATTTTAGGCACTACGCTTGATGATGCGGCGGGCGAGGCATTCGACAAAGGCGCAAAGATGCTCGGTCTTGGATATCCCGGCGGACCGATGATTGACAAGCTTGCAAAAACAGGTGATAAGAATTTTCATAAATTCCCTATTTCGGTTACGAAAGATAATGAGTTTGATTTTTCCTTCTCGGGAATTAAAACTGCTCTTATGTATTATCTTAAAAAGCTCCGCGATGAAGATAAAGATGAGACTTTTTTAAACGACATCTGCGCTTCATATCAGGAAGCAATCGTTAAAATGTTGTTCAATAAAACTTTATCTGCAGCCAAGGAATATAAAATCAAAAATATAGCGATTGCCGGAGGCGTATCGGCGAACTCAAGATTAAAAGAAAAATTTGATGAATTGAACAAATCGGGTTATAATGTGCAAATACCCTCCATTCAGTTCACGATGGACAATGCCGCGATGATTGGAATAACCGCATATTTTAGGTATGAAAATTCGAAAAATAAGAGTTATTTTTACAGAGAGAGTTTAAATCACAGTGCAAAAGCAAGATTGGATTATGTTAATTTTTAA
- a CDS encoding asparagine synthetase B yields the protein MEMEQTNHLKAYGIAYRHLLNNRELDWLLNYRGGSFLFDYSSALADECSQKGVYFEPLDGTATAQLYADVKDETKNMDVVRLEKVAKIAVYVPPNALPWDDAVQLALDYAEIPYEKLWDEEVLQDKLKNYDWLHLHHEDFTGQYGKFFGTFGSSPWYLEQKQINETMARKLGFQKVSTLKRAVVKKLKEFIANGGFLFTMCSATDTFDISLATEGTDIADAMYDGDPFDPAANDKLDFSQGIAFENYKIELNPYVYEYSDIDPTNEILMMGQYSDYMKLVDFSAKIDPVPSMLTQDHTSLVSGFLGQTSGFRKSMLKKNVTVLAMNEGTDIVRYVHGNYGRGTFTFFAGHDPEDYQHAVGDPKTELEQFRNSPGYRLILNNVLFPAAKKKKLKT from the coding sequence ATGGAGATGGAGCAGACAAATCACCTCAAAGCATACGGCATCGCTTATCGGCATTTGCTGAATAACCGTGAGCTTGACTGGCTTCTGAACTATCGCGGAGGGTCGTTTCTTTTTGATTATTCTTCTGCGCTTGCAGATGAATGCAGTCAAAAGGGCGTTTACTTCGAGCCGCTTGATGGCACCGCAACCGCGCAGCTTTATGCCGACGTGAAAGATGAAACCAAAAATATGGACGTCGTGCGTCTCGAAAAAGTTGCGAAGATTGCCGTTTATGTTCCGCCGAATGCGCTTCCGTGGGATGATGCCGTTCAGCTTGCGCTTGACTATGCCGAAATTCCTTATGAGAAGCTATGGGATGAGGAAGTTTTACAGGACAAGCTTAAAAATTACGACTGGCTTCATCTGCATCATGAAGATTTTACCGGGCAGTATGGAAAATTTTTCGGAACGTTCGGTTCATCGCCGTGGTATCTCGAGCAAAAGCAGATTAACGAAACGATGGCGCGAAAACTTGGCTTTCAGAAAGTTTCTACTTTAAAGCGCGCAGTCGTGAAAAAGCTTAAAGAGTTTATTGCCAATGGCGGATTTTTGTTCACGATGTGTTCTGCAACCGATACGTTTGATATTTCTCTTGCAACCGAGGGCACCGACATTGCCGATGCGATGTATGACGGTGATCCGTTCGATCCTGCGGCAAATGACAAGCTTGATTTTTCTCAGGGCATTGCGTTCGAGAATTACAAAATCGAGCTTAACCCATATGTGTATGAATACTCCGATATCGACCCCACGAATGAAATTCTGATGATGGGGCAGTACAGCGATTACATGAAGCTTGTTGATTTCTCCGCGAAGATCGACCCCGTTCCTTCGATGCTTACACAAGACCACACTTCGCTTGTGAGCGGATTTCTCGGTCAGACTTCCGGCTTCAGAAAAAGCATGCTCAAAAAAAATGTAACCGTTCTTGCAATGAACGAAGGCACCGACATTGTCCGTTACGTTCATGGAAACTACGGCAGGGGAACGTTCACGTTCTTTGCCGGACACGACCCTGAAGACTACCAGCACGCCGTCGGCGACCCCAAAACCGAACTCGAGCAATTCCGCAACTCTCCCGGCTACCGCCTTATACTCAATAACGTCCTCTTTCCCGCAGCGAAGAAGAAAAAGCTGAAGACTTAA
- a CDS encoding redoxin domain-containing protein, with translation MRLGLVIFSLTLILGTISYLFWQNELKYTLPTPVPEGYHEVKPGEFISLSQVKNVSYNLEELSKEDKPVFVHFFNPDCPCSKFNIPEFRTLAKQYKDKIKFVAVALTDENYTVEDIQDDLNLNIPVFFDEQLAEMCGVYSTPQAVIIDKNHKLYYRGNYNRSRYCTDKNTNFALMAIDSVLNNTPNPVFSEAALKSYGCEIPTSDN, from the coding sequence ATGAGACTGGGGTTAGTCATATTTAGCTTAACACTCATATTAGGTACAATTTCATATTTATTCTGGCAAAATGAATTGAAATATACCCTGCCTACACCCGTGCCTGAAGGATATCATGAAGTCAAACCCGGTGAATTCATATCTCTCTCCCAGGTCAAAAATGTCTCATATAATTTAGAAGAACTTTCAAAGGAAGATAAACCTGTCTTCGTTCATTTTTTCAATCCCGATTGTCCCTGTTCAAAGTTTAACATTCCTGAATTCAGAACTCTTGCCAAACAATATAAGGATAAAATAAAATTCGTAGCAGTTGCTCTCACAGATGAAAACTATACTGTTGAAGATATTCAGGATGACCTTAATCTGAACATCCCTGTTTTCTTTGATGAACAACTTGCGGAAATGTGCGGCGTTTATTCAACTCCACAGGCAGTCATTATAGATAAAAATCATAAATTGTATTACAGAGGAAATTATAACAGAAGCCGTTATTGCACAGACAAAAACACGAACTTTGCTTTAATGGCAATTGACTCTGTCTTAAACAATACACCAAACCCTGTATTCAGTGAAGCAGCATTAAAGAGCTACGGCTGTGAAATTCCAACATCGGATAATTAA
- a CDS encoding PAS domain S-box protein, producing the protein MENTIQAKYTQEFLLQIKKKADMLVNYFLISYFVIGLILAFYYDTWLIAIGVGGLSLVAYYITKIALPNSTLYQYVLSTILGFYMAQFIYQMHGLFEMHFFAFIGSAILILYQNWKLQIPLALVVVIHHAVFGYLQYTGYEQIYFTQLEYMTLQTFVIHGILATAVFVLCGYWAYYLKNTSLEHIRQSFEIGKLQEAEKQKEALLEMSEDLKASNERLKEAHRIATIGNWEYCMNTDKFLWSDEMSRIFGRRTDMNTTRYEIFYNMIHPDDKEEVMQLILKCIMKSEPFTHECRIHTNRAASKIINIQGKPVFDNEIPKVIGIIQDITERKMHEESLKKSEANLNTIFNNTDTAYILLDPEFRLVSFNEPAQKFAYKQLHRALTESDYFIEYFNKSQQATLVATLENVLNGNTVDYDLSYHKGNIEIWYNAQYFPIITKEKIFGIVLKLTDITKRKQDELERAKITEDLIQHNKDLEQFGYIVSHNLRAPVANIKGTADVLTDLNLDEEERQMIIDDLSTSVKKLDEVILDLNNILLIKKESAQENELVKFSSIIKDVTMSIGNLINPDSVEIKSDFREIDEMMTLKSYMYSIFYNLISNSIKYKKPHVPCLIEIKSYKKDEKIRLIFKDNGLGMDLDKKSSMVFGLYKRFHNHVEGKGIGLFMVKTQVESLKGTIFVKSEVNVGTEFIIDFNKDSQKQEKTVLINEPVNSI; encoded by the coding sequence ATGGAAAATACCATACAAGCAAAGTACACGCAGGAGTTTTTACTCCAGATAAAGAAAAAAGCCGATATGCTGGTGAATTATTTTTTAATCAGTTATTTCGTTATCGGTTTAATACTTGCGTTTTATTATGATACGTGGCTCATAGCAATAGGGGTCGGAGGCTTGTCGCTTGTTGCGTATTATATAACTAAAATTGCATTGCCGAACTCCACTTTGTATCAGTATGTACTTAGCACGATACTGGGATTTTACATGGCGCAGTTTATTTATCAGATGCACGGATTGTTTGAAATGCATTTCTTTGCTTTTATCGGAAGTGCGATTCTTATTTTATACCAAAACTGGAAGCTCCAGATTCCGCTTGCGCTTGTGGTTGTCATTCACCACGCAGTTTTCGGCTATCTGCAATATACCGGTTATGAACAGATTTATTTTACACAGCTTGAATATATGACTTTGCAGACGTTTGTAATTCACGGAATACTTGCTACAGCAGTATTTGTGTTGTGCGGGTACTGGGCTTATTATCTTAAAAACACAAGTCTTGAACATATAAGACAAAGCTTTGAAATCGGCAAGCTTCAGGAAGCTGAAAAACAAAAAGAAGCTTTGCTTGAAATGAGTGAAGATTTAAAAGCCAGCAATGAGAGATTAAAGGAAGCTCATCGTATTGCAACAATCGGAAATTGGGAATATTGCATGAACACCGATAAGTTTTTATGGTCGGATGAAATGTCGAGGATATTCGGACGCAGAACAGATATGAATACAACAAGGTATGAGATATTTTACAACATGATTCATCCCGATGATAAAGAAGAAGTTATGCAATTGATTCTTAAATGCATAATGAAGAGCGAGCCGTTTACTCACGAATGCAGAATTCATACAAACAGAGCTGCGTCAAAGATTATAAATATTCAGGGCAAACCGGTTTTTGATAATGAGATTCCTAAAGTGATTGGAATTATTCAGGATATCACCGAACGAAAAATGCATGAAGAATCACTGAAAAAATCTGAAGCGAACCTTAATACTATTTTTAACAATACCGATACCGCATATATATTACTTGACCCTGAGTTCAGGCTTGTTTCGTTCAATGAACCTGCACAGAAATTTGCTTATAAACAGCTTCACCGCGCGCTTACAGAAAGCGATTATTTCATTGAGTATTTTAACAAGAGCCAGCAAGCAACGTTAGTGGCAACTCTTGAGAATGTATTGAATGGAAATACGGTTGATTATGATTTAAGCTATCATAAAGGCAACATCGAGATTTGGTATAATGCGCAATATTTTCCGATCATTACAAAAGAAAAGATTTTTGGAATAGTTTTAAAACTTACAGACATAACAAAACGTAAACAAGATGAATTAGAACGAGCAAAGATTACTGAAGATTTGATTCAGCATAACAAAGACCTTGAGCAGTTCGGATACATTGTTTCGCATAATCTTCGCGCTCCTGTTGCGAACATAAAAGGAACGGCAGATGTGCTAACTGATTTAAACCTTGATGAAGAAGAACGCCAGATGATTATCGATGACCTTTCGACTTCAGTTAAAAAACTTGATGAAGTCATACTTGATTTGAATAACATATTATTGATTAAAAAAGAATCTGCACAGGAAAACGAGCTTGTGAAATTCTCAAGCATAATCAAAGACGTAACAATGAGCATAGGTAACTTAATAAACCCGGATAGTGTTGAGATAAAATCAGATTTCAGAGAAATAGATGAAATGATGACTTTGAAGAGTTACATGTACAGCATATTTTACAATCTTATTTCAAACAGTATTAAATATAAGAAACCGCACGTGCCTTGCCTGATAGAAATAAAAAGCTATAAAAAAGATGAAAAAATTCGTCTTATATTTAAGGACAACGGTTTGGGAATGGACTTAGATAAAAAGAGCTCAATGGTTTTTGGATTATATAAAAGATTCCATAATCATGTTGAAGGAAAAGGCATAGGATTATTTATGGTAAAAACTCAGGTTGAATCTCTTAAGGGAACAATTTTTGTTAAAAGCGAAGTTAACGTTGGAACGGAATTTATTATTGATTTTAATAAGGACTCTCAAAAACAAGAAAAAACAGTTTTGATTAACGAACCAGTTAATAGTATATGA
- a CDS encoding response regulator, with translation MNSQYRFMPQRTDFIIIDDDPINNKLCHLSIKKTIPEAYIRTFTNPEEGLKYLEEVFSVAEKNNTILYLDINMPEMNGWEFMEEFEKFNPEVRNLVKVYILSSSVNPHDKDKAKTNQNITDYIIKPLTTDAIRENVNSLD, from the coding sequence ATGAATTCACAATATAGGTTTATGCCGCAAAGAACAGATTTCATAATAATAGATGATGACCCGATAAACAATAAGCTTTGTCATCTCAGCATAAAGAAAACTATTCCTGAGGCATACATACGCACGTTTACAAACCCGGAAGAAGGCTTAAAGTATCTGGAAGAAGTTTTTTCCGTTGCTGAAAAAAATAATACTATACTTTACTTGGATATTAACATGCCGGAAATGAACGGGTGGGAGTTTATGGAAGAATTTGAAAAATTTAATCCTGAAGTTAGAAATCTTGTTAAGGTTTATATACTTTCATCTTCGGTAAATCCTCACGATAAAGATAAAGCAAAAACTAATCAAAACATAACAGATTATATTATAAAACCACTTACCACTGACGCTATTCGCGAAAACGTTAATTCATTGGATTAA
- a CDS encoding helix-turn-helix transcriptional regulator produces the protein MKNTIKVERAKKNWTQAELAEKIKVSRQAVNSIETGKFIPSTLLALKMAKVFETPVEEIFILEESD, from the coding sequence ATGAAAAACACAATAAAAGTTGAACGCGCAAAAAAAAATTGGACTCAGGCAGAGCTTGCGGAAAAAATAAAAGTCTCACGTCAGGCAGTAAATTCAATTGAAACAGGGAAGTTTATTCCATCAACATTGCTTGCATTAAAAATGGCAAAGGTTTTCGAAACACCGGTTGAAGAAATTTTTATTCTTGAAGAAAGCGATTGA
- a CDS encoding amino acid permease, with protein MAKLKRTLGLGECIFFGVGSILGAGIYTLIGKVAGWSGNLTWLAFGIASVTALFTAFSYAELSSMLPKAGGEYVYARKAFGKKTGLILGFLISTNGIISGATVSVGFAGYLLALIGIDLLMGSLSIIIIIFLVNASGIRESSFLNIIFTVIEFSGLVFVIYSAIPSIGSVNYFGFSSNGLNGLFAGSALAFFAYLGFEEIVKLSEETKNPTKNIPKALFLAGAIVFAIYTLVAISVVSVLPSEELGASESPLADVIFTSYGQTGVIIISIVALFSTSNTILSNMLGSSRVLLNMSQETKALKRFAYISKTRNTPVSALILVLIVMCGFALIGNIETIARIANIFIYATFLIVNVSVIVLRINHPRIERPNKIPFSVKNIPVISVFGIVLILVLFFYNISNLL; from the coding sequence ATGGCTAAATTAAAGCGAACATTAGGGCTTGGTGAATGCATATTTTTTGGAGTCGGATCGATTTTAGGTGCGGGCATATATACTTTAATAGGAAAAGTTGCCGGCTGGTCAGGAAATTTAACCTGGCTTGCCTTTGGAATCGCTTCAGTCACTGCATTATTTACTGCATTCTCATATGCCGAGTTAAGTTCGATGCTTCCTAAAGCAGGTGGTGAATATGTTTATGCAAGAAAAGCTTTCGGGAAAAAGACGGGATTAATTCTTGGTTTCCTGATTTCAACAAACGGAATAATAAGCGGTGCAACAGTTTCAGTGGGTTTTGCCGGATACTTGCTTGCACTCATTGGAATTGATTTGCTTATGGGGTCTCTCTCTATAATAATTATAATTTTTTTAGTTAATGCTTCAGGCATAAGGGAATCTTCGTTCCTAAATATTATATTTACAGTGATTGAATTTAGCGGACTGGTTTTTGTTATCTACTCCGCAATTCCTTCTATAGGGAGTGTGAATTATTTCGGATTTTCATCCAATGGTCTAAACGGGCTTTTTGCAGGCTCGGCTCTCGCTTTTTTTGCTTACTTAGGATTTGAAGAAATAGTAAAGCTATCGGAAGAAACTAAAAATCCCACCAAAAATATTCCAAAGGCATTATTTCTTGCAGGGGCAATTGTTTTTGCAATTTATACTTTAGTTGCAATTTCTGTTGTGAGTGTTCTTCCTTCAGAAGAACTTGGTGCATCGGAAAGTCCTCTTGCTGATGTAATCTTCACATCATACGGACAAACAGGTGTCATAATCATCTCAATTGTAGCATTATTTTCTACTTCAAATACAATCTTATCTAATATGCTCGGGAGTTCGAGGGTTTTGCTTAATATGTCACAGGAAACTAAAGCTTTAAAACGTTTCGCTTATATCTCAAAAACCAGGAATACTCCTGTCAGCGCTCTTATTTTGGTTCTGATTGTAATGTGCGGGTTTGCATTGATAGGAAATATCGAGACAATTGCCCGCATTGCGAATATTTTTATTTATGCAACGTTTTTAATCGTTAATGTTTCGGTGATAGTATTAAGAATTAATCACCCGCGAATCGAACGTCCGAATAAAATCCCGTTCAGTGTTAAAAACATACCCGTAATCAGTGTTTTTGGAATTGTATTAATTCTTGTTTTATTTTTCTACAACATTTCAAATTTGCTGTAA